A single genomic interval of Cucumis sativus cultivar 9930 chromosome 5, Cucumber_9930_V3, whole genome shotgun sequence harbors:
- the LOC101214324 gene encoding regulator of nonsense transcripts UPF2, with the protein MDHHEDDGRPGGESQPKRDDEESVARQEEIKKSFEAKMALRQSNLNPERPDSGFLRTLDSSIKRNTTVIKKLKQINEEQREGLMDDLRNVNMSKFVSEAVSAICDAKLRTSDIQAAVQICSLLHQRYKDFSPCLIQGLLKVFFPGKSGDELDADRNLKAMKKRSTLKLLMELFFVGVVEDSAIFNNIIKDLTSIEHLRDRDTTLTNLTLLASFARQGRILLGLPPTAQDHEEFFKSLNITADQKKFFRKAFHTYYDAAAELLQSEHTSLRQMEQENAKILNAKGELNDENVSSYEKLRKSYDHLYRNVSSFAEALDMQPPVMPEDGHTTRVSAGEDVSSPAAGKDSSVIEAIWDDEDTRAFYECLPDLRAFVPAVLLGEAEPKANEQSAKPAENLAESEAEQGQQTSLEAIEVSTDCLLQDGKINEKGEKGKDREEKDKEKNNDTDKEKGKEKDGDRKMENEKEKLKNIEGTNLDALLQRLPGCVSRDLIDQLTVEFCYLNSKANRKKLVRALFNVPRTSLELLPYYSRMVATLSTCMKDVSVILLQMLEEEFSFLLNKKDQMNIETKIRNIRFIGELCKFKIASAGLVFSCLKACLDDFTHHNIDVACNLLETCGRFLYRSPETTVRMANMLEILMRLKNVKNLDPRHSTLVENAYYLCKPPERSARVSKVRPPLHQYIRKLLFSDLDKSAIENVLRQLRKLPWSECEQYLLKCFMKVHKGKYGQIHLIASLTSGLSRYHDEFSVAVVDEVLEEIRLGLEVNDYGMQQKRIAHMRFLGELYNYELVDSSVVFDTLYLILVFGHGTSEQDVLDPPEDTFRIRMIITLLQTCGHYFDRGSSKRKLDRFFIHFQKYILSKGALPLDIEFDLQDLFAELQPNMTRYSSIEEINAAFVELEEHERSVSNDKPNTEKHLDAEKPSRATSNITSANGRDTVNGSKENGGAHEDGADSDSDTGSGTIEAEGRDDEESDLENNHEDGCDTEDDEDDEEPGGPASDEDDEVHVRQKVPEVDPREEANFEQELRAVMQESMDQRRQELRGRPTLNMMIPMNLFEGSTRDHHGRGAGGESGDEGLDEDAGGSKEVQVKVLVKRGNKQQTKKMYIPRDCTLLQSTKQKEAAELEEKQDIKRLILEYNDREEEELNGLGSQTMNWMQTGGNRVPTRGNNWEGSGGRSGGSRHPHHRYPGSGVHYSRKK; encoded by the exons ATGGACCATCATGAAGATGATGGTCGCCCAGGAGGTGAAAGTCAACCCAAGAGAGATGATGAG GAAAGTGTTGCTCGCcaggaagaaattaaaaagtcaTTTGAGGCTAAAATGGCTCTACGACAAAGTAATCTGAATCCTGAGAGACCTG ACTCTGGATTCCTTAGAACTTTGGATTCTAGTATTAAACGCAACACAacagttattaaaaaattaaagcagATAAATGAAGAACAACGAGAAGGGCTGATGGATGATTTGCGAAATGTAAATATGAGTAAGTTTGTTAGCGAGGCCGTTTCTGCCATCTGTGATGCCAAGCTTAGAACTTCTGATATTCAGGCTGCCGTTCAG atctgTTCGCTCCTTCACCAAAGGTACAAAGACTTCTCACCATGCCTAATTCAAGGACTCTTGAAAGTTTTCTTTCCTGGAAAGTCTGGGGATGAGTTGGATGCTGATAGAAATTTGAAGGCCATGAAGAAGCGCAGCACTCTCAAACTTCTTAtggaacttttttttgttggagttGTAGAAGACAGTgccattttcaataatattatcaAGGATCTTACAAGTATTGAACATTTGAGGGATCGAGATACTACCCTAACTAATTTGACTCTCCTTGCTAGCTTTGCTCGGCAAGGAAGAATCCTTTTGGGTCTACCGCCTACTGCACAAGATCACGAGGAG TTTTTTAAGAGCCTCAATATTACTGCCGACCAAAAGAAATTCTTCAGAAAGGCTTTTCATACATATTATGACGCTGCAGCAGAATTGCTTCAGTCTGAACATACT TCACTTCGCCAAATGGAGCAGGAAAATGCAAAGATCTTGAATGCAAAGGGAGAGCTTAATGATGAAAATGTCTCTTCTTATGAGAAGTTGCGAAAATCTTATGACCATTTATACAGAAACGTCTCATC CTTTGCAGAAGCACTTGATATGCAACCCCCAGTGATGCCAGAGGATGGCCACACGACCAGGGTTTCTGCAGGAGAAGATGTTTCATCGCCTGCTGCTGGGAAAGATTCTTCTGTAATTGAAGCCATATGGGATGATGAAGACACCCGTGCTTTCTATGAATGCTTACCAGATCTCAG GGCATTTGTTCCAGCGGTACTGTTGGGAGAAGCAGAACCTAAAGCAAATGAGCAATCTGCAAAGCCGGCAGAAAATCTGGCT GAATCTGAAGCAGAACAAGGTCAGCAAACTTCCCTGGAGGCCATTGAGGTTTCTACAGATTGTTTACTACAGGATGGCAAAATTAATGAGAAAGGTGAGAAAGGGAAGGacagagaagaaaaagataaagaaaagaataacgATACAGATAAGGAGaaggggaaagaaaaagatggagatagaaagatggaaaatgaaaaagaaaaacttaaaaatattgaaggaACAAATTTGGATGCTTTGTTGCAGAGACTCCCTGGTTGTGTCAGCCGTGACCTTATTGATCAGCTGACT GTAgagttttgttatttgaattcCAAGGCTAACCGGAAGAAGCTTGTGAGGGCTTTGTTTAATGTGCCTAGGACATCATTGGAGTTGCTGCCTTACTACTCCCGCATGGTTGCGACATTGTCAACTTGTATGAAGGATGTATCTGTCATTCTTCTCCAGATGTTGGAGGAGGAGTTCAGCTTTTTATTGAACAAAAAG GACCAAATGAACATTGAAACAAAGATTAGAAATATTAGGTTTATTGGAGAGCTTTGCAAGTTCAAAATTGCTTCTGCCGGCCTCGTTTTTAGCTGTTTAAAG GCATGTTTAGATGATTTCACTCACCATAATATTGATGTTGCTTGTAATCTTCTTGAGACCTGTGGGCGTTTTCTTTATCGGTCTCCTGAAACTACAGTACGGATGGCTAACATGTTGGAGATATTGATGCgcttgaaaaatgtaaaaaatttgGATCCCCGACACAGCACCCTGGTAGAAAATGCGTACTATCTTTGCAAGCCTCCAGAGAGATCTGCACGGGTGTCAAAAGTTCGTCCACCATTGCATCAG TATATTAGAAAGTTACTCTTCTCAGATCTAGACAAGTCTGCCATTGAGAATGTGTTGAGGCAACTTCGGAAACTTCCATGGAGTGAATGTGAGCAATaccttttaaaatgttttatgaAAGTTCACAAAGGGAAGTATGGCCAGATTCACTTGATTGCTTCTCTAACGTCTGGTTTGAGTCGATATCATGATGAATTCTCAGTTGCTGTTGTCGATGAG GTATTGGAAGAAATTAGGCTTGGACTTGAAGTGAATGATTATGGGATGCAGCAAAAACGCATTGCTCATATGCGGTTTTTGGGGGAGCTGTACAACTATGAACTTGTAGATTCATCTGTGGTCTTTGATACCCTTTATTTGATTCTTGTCTTTGGCCATGGCACTTCAGAG CAAGATGTATTGGATCCACCTGAGGACACTTTCCGCATAAGGATGATTATCACGCTTCTTCAAACCTGTGGTCACTACTTTGATCGTGGATCTTCAAAGAGGAAACTTGATCGATTTTTTATACACTTCCAGAAATATATTCTCAGCAAAGGAGCTCTTCCGTTGGACATTGAGTTTGACTTACAG GATTTATTTGCGGAACTGCAGCCGAACATGACCAGATACTCATCCATTGAAGAGATAAATGCTGCTTTTGTAGAACTTGAGGAGCATGAACGTTCGGTCTCAAATGACAAGCCCAATACTGAGAAACACCTTGATGCGGAAAAGCCCAGTAGAGCAACTTCCAATATCACCTCAGCTAATGGAAGGGACACAGTGAATGGCTCTAAGGAAAATGGTGGAGCTCATGAAGATGGTGCTGATAGCGACAGTGATACAGGAAGTGGCACTATTGAGGCAGAGGGACGTGATGATGAAGAGTCGGACTTGGAGAATAATCACGAGGATGGATGTGACACTGAGGATGACGAAGACGATGAAGAACCGGGTGGGCCTGCTTCCGATGAGGATGATGAGGTTCACGTTAGACAAAAAGTGCCTGAGGTGGACCCAAGAGAAGAAGCCAATTTCGAGCAAGAGCTCAGGGCTGTAATGCAG GAGAGTATGGATCAGCGCAGGCAAGAGCTTCGTGGCCGACCAACATTGAATATGATGATACCAATGAATTTGTTTGAGGGGTCGACGAGGGACCACCATGGAAGGGGGGCTGGTGGAGAGAGTGGAGATGAGGGATTGGATGAGGATGCTGGTGGAAGCAAGGAGGTTCAAGTGAAAGTTCTTGTTAAGCGTGGAAACAAGCAGCAAACCAAGAAGATGTATATCCCCCGTGATT